The following are encoded in a window of Paenibacillaceae bacterium GAS479 genomic DNA:
- a CDS encoding Right handed beta helix region — translation MKQTEKRIGKESRIRKFFAALLTASLIAAAVVIPSAQIPQAYAEEAALPSFQASTGFSGKQGQNNWRYQYRMFEAAEFQDLPVYSGGNWWRKNQSWDWGTVSAGGITPGSSADTSRTFSAPESGKITISAGLITFNPKSYGSARLKLMKNDTQLWPQTSEWQTISASGPVAFPEMETTLGRGDRLYFIANSGADRSNGQDDIVWNPVVTYTNIVNETAVSSVYMDKSELRPGIGETVTVQTYVAPSNAVNKRLHWSSSNPQVATVSDGRVTATGPGTAVITVTTADRGLTDQAQVTVDGAGAITREELAFLLEQALKLPFDINEDMLGGRPPTPPGFPSRSVSFNGPAGGSVNDSLSEPVTREAAASMFIRGYNLAMEQDAVRGDISGVADRSEISGWALPYVEADSRLGIVEPDSPYPAEFEPQAPVTRLEALDMVKRLLASMDIKGMIASAIAGKKSRLVIPPNTYRVGMNSGSTILNISNANNLEIVADGVTVIATKLTRALSVSNSSNVTIRGMTINYDPLPFTQGRIKAIAPDLSYLDITLDAGYPRQLFSRLTIYDPATRFQKRGINHLWGTKASWNGDGTMRITLKGVGRNAAVGDPVTMAGGPEEGGIPHAITADGSKGIVFKDITLHTAPGFGFLEAGGEGGTVLNGFKLIPGPAPKGATEKPLLTAVWDGIQFKTARRGPIVENSVIQSAGDDSFSIQSGDYGVVKVQGDEIVIVLRDGSQAPRVGERLKQFNSTPEAIIVSQQKVPKASAGIDAAILQKISAAGEWTPWRYTEETYYKIKLDRPSPFKQESFIFSPDRMGNGFIFRNNKIYSPGRGMLLKAGDGLIENNEFRGGDKAIVVSPEGVTDTHAGAANNLVIRGNRIIGTGYHHYMPWSDQAGAISFSSGNIKSVKAFSNIRIENNTFDSVNGLNLNLSSVSGAVVIGNKFLNTHLTAPNNNGADKAIDAKSVIWVKNSVNVTFSGNEIDRMGPFSKTAVNVQQPSSGIKGADSGVRVVNPK, via the coding sequence GTGAAACAGACAGAAAAAAGGATAGGAAAAGAGTCTCGCATACGCAAATTTTTTGCCGCCTTACTGACGGCTAGCTTAATTGCCGCCGCTGTGGTAATCCCATCGGCCCAGATTCCGCAAGCTTACGCCGAGGAAGCGGCGCTCCCGTCCTTCCAAGCCTCGACCGGCTTCTCTGGCAAGCAAGGCCAGAACAATTGGAGATACCAGTACCGGATGTTTGAGGCGGCGGAATTTCAGGATCTTCCGGTGTATTCAGGAGGAAACTGGTGGCGAAAAAATCAGAGCTGGGACTGGGGCACTGTGTCGGCGGGCGGTATCACCCCGGGTTCAAGCGCGGATACATCGCGCACGTTCAGCGCACCGGAATCCGGTAAGATAACGATTTCGGCCGGGCTCATTACGTTTAATCCGAAATCGTATGGCAGCGCCAGGTTGAAGCTGATGAAAAACGATACGCAGTTATGGCCTCAGACGAGCGAATGGCAGACGATCAGCGCAAGCGGGCCGGTTGCTTTTCCCGAAATGGAAACAACGCTTGGCCGGGGAGACCGCCTGTATTTTATCGCCAACAGCGGAGCGGATCGCAGCAACGGACAGGACGATATCGTCTGGAATCCCGTTGTGACATATACGAATATTGTGAATGAGACCGCCGTCAGCAGCGTTTATATGGACAAAAGCGAGCTGCGGCCCGGCATCGGCGAGACGGTAACGGTGCAAACGTACGTTGCTCCATCCAACGCAGTCAATAAAAGGCTGCATTGGAGCTCCAGCAATCCGCAGGTCGCAACTGTAAGCGACGGACGCGTCACTGCGACTGGACCGGGCACGGCTGTAATTACCGTCACAACCGCGGATCGCGGCTTAACCGATCAGGCGCAAGTAACTGTAGACGGAGCCGGAGCGATTACGCGGGAGGAGCTGGCGTTTTTGCTGGAGCAGGCGCTGAAGCTGCCCTTCGACATAAACGAGGACATGCTTGGCGGAAGGCCGCCAACTCCACCTGGATTCCCCTCGCGGTCAGTGAGCTTCAATGGGCCAGCCGGCGGCAGCGTTAATGACAGCCTATCGGAGCCGGTGACGAGAGAGGCTGCGGCGTCGATGTTCATCCGGGGCTACAATCTGGCGATGGAGCAGGATGCGGTCCGGGGAGATATAAGCGGGGTGGCCGATCGGAGCGAGATCAGCGGCTGGGCGCTCCCGTACGTGGAAGCGGACAGCAGGCTGGGCATCGTGGAGCCGGATTCGCCTTACCCGGCGGAGTTTGAGCCGCAAGCTCCTGTGACGAGATTGGAAGCTCTCGATATGGTCAAAAGGCTGCTTGCCTCGATGGATATTAAAGGCATGATTGCGTCCGCCATCGCCGGCAAAAAAAGCAGGCTGGTCATTCCGCCCAATACGTACCGGGTCGGTATGAATTCGGGCAGCACCATTTTGAATATTTCAAATGCCAACAATTTGGAGATCGTTGCCGACGGCGTGACTGTTATCGCCACTAAGCTGACTCGGGCGCTTTCCGTTTCCAACAGCTCCAACGTGACCATCAGAGGCATGACGATCAACTATGATCCACTGCCGTTTACCCAGGGCCGTATCAAGGCAATTGCGCCAGACCTGTCCTATCTGGATATCACGCTTGATGCCGGTTATCCGCGCCAGCTGTTCTCGCGGTTGACGATTTACGATCCTGCAACCCGTTTCCAAAAACGCGGTATCAACCATCTATGGGGGACAAAAGCTTCCTGGAATGGGGACGGTACGATGCGCATTACACTAAAGGGAGTGGGCAGAAATGCTGCCGTAGGCGATCCCGTCACGATGGCGGGCGGTCCGGAGGAAGGCGGCATTCCGCATGCCATTACGGCCGACGGCAGCAAAGGAATTGTGTTCAAGGACATTACGCTGCACACGGCGCCGGGCTTCGGCTTCCTGGAAGCGGGCGGCGAAGGCGGAACGGTGCTGAACGGGTTTAAGCTCATTCCCGGACCGGCGCCAAAAGGTGCGACTGAAAAGCCGCTGCTCACGGCCGTTTGGGACGGCATTCAGTTCAAAACCGCGCGCAGGGGCCCGATAGTCGAAAACTCCGTCATTCAAAGTGCGGGCGACGATTCGTTCAGCATTCAATCTGGAGATTATGGGGTTGTGAAGGTGCAGGGCGACGAGATCGTGATCGTGCTGCGCGACGGAAGCCAAGCTCCGCGTGTTGGCGAGCGGCTAAAGCAATTCAATTCCACACCGGAAGCGATTATCGTATCCCAGCAAAAGGTGCCGAAGGCATCGGCGGGAATCGACGCCGCGATCCTGCAAAAGATCAGTGCAGCCGGGGAATGGACACCTTGGCGATACACCGAGGAAACCTATTATAAAATCAAGCTGGACCGTCCGTCTCCGTTCAAGCAGGAAAGCTTTATTTTCAGTCCGGACCGGATGGGTAACGGCTTTATTTTCCGCAACAATAAGATCTACAGTCCGGGGAGGGGCATGCTGCTCAAGGCGGGCGATGGCCTGATCGAAAACAACGAGTTCCGCGGCGGCGACAAGGCGATTGTCGTTTCACCGGAGGGAGTTACCGATACGCATGCCGGAGCGGCCAACAATTTGGTCATCCGGGGCAACCGGATTATCGGTACCGGCTATCATCATTACATGCCTTGGTCCGACCAAGCCGGTGCAATCAGCTTTTCGAGCGGCAATATCAAAAGCGTCAAGGCATTCAGCAACATCCGGATTGAGAACAATACCTTCGATTCGGTCAACGGGCTTAACCTTAACCTGAGCAGCGTAAGCGGCGCCGTTGTCATCGGCAACAAGTTCCTGAATACGCATCTGACCGCTCCAAACAACAACGGAGCGGACAAAGCGATCGATGCCAAATCCGTCATTTGGGTGAAAAATTCGGTTAATGTGACTTTTTCCGGCAACGAGATCGACCGTATGGGGCCTTTTTCCAAAACGGCTGTCAACGTGCAGCAGCCATCCTCCGGCATTAAAGGAGCGGACTCCGGCGTTCGTGTCGTGAATCCGAAATAA
- a CDS encoding YhgE/Pip N-terminal domain-containing protein — MGLFKQKLTFVSVLVVLAVLVVFGAAMMGSVVSIKPKDVPVALVMLDQGADMPGGAKLEAGRQLEEQLTVNAKLPFKWTIVKSEQEARAGIDDRKYYGALILPADLSAGAASLAGPSPKPATVRILASEGANAQAATVVKQGLNQAMAMASQGMAQSILQQLSAKSEQLPVGTAKALLAPIVVQEETLHPVGVNNASGNAPGLLVQIMWMGSLVTAALLFFAGKAAVQSGTGRLSAVLGQPVIGAVFVGIASGFLIWMASAWYGMELYDAVEAWLFLWLVGMMFYLIQSALLNWLGMPAMAILVLLMFFSMPVLNMAPEFLTEASRDWIYSWTPLRFAAVGLREDMYFGGLDSAAANAGVIWSVGGAFLVLLVLAGLRRKGAAANREAAAETA, encoded by the coding sequence ATGGGGCTGTTTAAACAAAAGCTGACGTTTGTCAGCGTATTGGTTGTGCTCGCTGTATTGGTCGTATTCGGAGCGGCGATGATGGGTTCTGTCGTAAGCATTAAGCCAAAAGATGTGCCTGTGGCGCTCGTTATGCTGGACCAAGGAGCCGACATGCCTGGCGGGGCAAAGCTTGAGGCAGGCAGGCAGTTGGAGGAGCAGCTGACCGTTAACGCCAAGCTGCCGTTTAAATGGACGATCGTAAAGTCCGAGCAGGAAGCGCGCGCCGGCATCGATGACCGTAAGTATTACGGCGCGCTTATTCTGCCTGCGGATTTAAGTGCAGGAGCAGCTTCGCTGGCGGGACCGTCTCCAAAGCCGGCAACCGTACGCATTTTGGCAAGTGAGGGAGCAAACGCGCAAGCGGCGACGGTCGTTAAACAAGGGCTTAACCAAGCGATGGCTATGGCGTCCCAGGGCATGGCGCAGTCGATACTGCAGCAACTAAGCGCCAAGAGCGAGCAACTGCCGGTCGGAACGGCCAAAGCTTTGCTCGCGCCGATTGTGGTCCAGGAAGAAACGCTGCATCCGGTTGGCGTCAATAACGCCAGCGGCAACGCGCCGGGGCTGCTGGTGCAAATTATGTGGATGGGCAGTCTCGTGACGGCGGCCTTACTATTTTTTGCCGGCAAGGCAGCGGTGCAAAGCGGAACGGGAAGACTGTCCGCCGTGCTTGGCCAACCGGTAATCGGTGCGGTCTTTGTTGGCATCGCCTCCGGCTTCCTCATCTGGATGGCTTCTGCATGGTACGGCATGGAGCTGTACGACGCTGTGGAGGCATGGCTGTTCCTATGGCTGGTCGGCATGATGTTTTATTTGATTCAATCCGCACTGCTGAACTGGCTCGGCATGCCGGCGATGGCAATTTTGGTTTTGCTAATGTTCTTCTCCATGCCGGTGCTGAACATGGCTCCCGAGTTTTTGACGGAAGCTTCGCGAGACTGGATCTACTCCTGGACGCCGCTTCGTTTCGCCGCTGTCGGGCTGCGCGAAGACATGTACTTCGGCGGACTGGACTCCGCGGCTGCCAACGCCGGAGTCATCTGGAGCGTCGGTGGAGCCTTCCTCGTCCTGCTTGTTTTGGCGGGTTTGCGCCGCAAAGGGGCTGCTGCCAATCGCGAAGCTGCTGCCGAAACGGCATAG
- a CDS encoding prolyl-tRNA synthetase, whose translation MRQSKLLLPTLRETPSEAEATSHALMLRAGYIRQLAAGVYTYLPLGRRVLRKAEELIRQEMDRAGAQEMLMPALQPVELLQQSGRYAVYGPELMRLRDRHEREFALGPTHEEVITALVGGEINSYRKLPLTLYQIQTKFRDERRPRFGLLRGREFLMKDAYSFDVDWAGVDASYQKMLQAYHRIFSLIGLRYRAVEADPGAIGGEGGTHEFIALADIGEDTIATCESCGYAANLEKAEGRMAEQESSRFESQSQSQSSTKAGSHPKAPSKLHTPDVRTIAELTAFLNLPATSILKTVLFTAGGKPVAVVVRGDHDINEIKVMERLRQEGLIEADDVLTLADPDTVLRVTGALPGFAGPVAIAAPLLVDREAATLSFAVTGAGEEHFHLQDVVPGRDFPLSLVGDFRNAAEGDGCPRCAEGSLTMSKGIEMGHVFKLGTKYSEKLGAACLDASGKEQLFLMGCYGIGVSRVLAAAAEQFHDEQGLAWPVTLAPFHVHLIPISPRDAEQQQLTEQLYERLTALGVEVLLDDRDERPGVKFKDADLIGIPVRIVVGREAGSGIVEYVERSSISQKETLPVAEAVERVVAMLELMRIESN comes from the coding sequence ATGCGTCAAAGTAAACTGCTGCTTCCAACTCTGCGGGAAACTCCGAGCGAGGCCGAGGCGACCAGCCATGCGCTGATGCTGCGCGCCGGATATATCCGCCAGCTTGCCGCAGGTGTGTATACTTATCTGCCACTGGGCAGAAGAGTACTGCGCAAGGCCGAGGAGTTGATCCGCCAGGAGATGGATCGGGCTGGAGCCCAAGAAATGTTAATGCCTGCGCTTCAGCCAGTTGAGCTTTTGCAACAGTCCGGTCGTTATGCGGTGTATGGGCCGGAGCTGATGCGTCTCCGAGATCGGCATGAGCGGGAGTTCGCTCTCGGACCGACTCACGAGGAGGTCATAACAGCGCTGGTGGGTGGCGAAATTAATAGCTACCGTAAGCTGCCATTGACGCTTTACCAGATCCAGACCAAATTCCGCGACGAGCGGCGGCCTCGCTTCGGCCTGCTTCGCGGCCGGGAGTTCCTGATGAAGGATGCCTATTCCTTTGATGTGGATTGGGCCGGAGTGGATGCATCCTACCAGAAAATGCTTCAGGCATACCATCGCATTTTCTCCCTAATTGGCCTGCGCTATCGAGCTGTTGAAGCGGACCCAGGCGCGATTGGCGGCGAAGGCGGTACACATGAGTTCATCGCGCTGGCCGACATTGGCGAGGATACGATTGCCACCTGTGAGAGCTGCGGGTACGCTGCCAATTTGGAAAAGGCCGAGGGGCGGATGGCGGAGCAAGAGAGCTCCCGGTTCGAGTCGCAGTCTCAATCTCAATCCAGCACCAAAGCTGGCTCTCATCCCAAAGCTCCAAGCAAGCTGCATACTCCAGATGTTCGCACAATCGCGGAGCTGACGGCATTCCTCAACCTGCCCGCCACCTCGATTCTGAAGACGGTGTTGTTCACCGCAGGCGGCAAGCCGGTTGCGGTCGTCGTGCGCGGTGATCACGACATCAATGAAATCAAGGTAATGGAACGATTGAGACAGGAAGGCCTCATCGAGGCAGACGATGTCTTAACACTTGCCGATCCCGACACCGTGCTTCGGGTCACCGGCGCGCTGCCCGGCTTTGCCGGACCGGTTGCAATTGCAGCGCCGCTGCTTGTGGATCGTGAAGCGGCAACACTCTCCTTTGCCGTTACCGGCGCCGGGGAAGAGCATTTTCATCTGCAAGATGTCGTTCCAGGTCGAGATTTTCCACTATCCCTAGTCGGAGATTTCCGCAATGCAGCCGAGGGCGACGGTTGCCCCCGCTGCGCTGAAGGTAGCCTGACCATGAGCAAAGGAATTGAAATGGGCCATGTATTCAAGCTCGGCACCAAATACAGCGAAAAGCTTGGCGCTGCTTGCCTGGATGCATCCGGCAAAGAGCAGTTGTTTCTCATGGGCTGTTACGGCATCGGCGTTTCCCGTGTTCTGGCCGCAGCTGCCGAGCAGTTTCATGATGAGCAGGGCCTTGCCTGGCCGGTGACACTAGCACCTTTTCACGTACATCTGATTCCCATCTCGCCAAGGGATGCCGAACAGCAGCAATTAACCGAGCAGCTATACGAGCGTCTCACTGCGCTTGGCGTCGAGGTACTGCTGGATGACCGGGACGAGCGTCCCGGCGTGAAGTTCAAGGATGCCGACCTAATCGGCATTCCTGTGCGCATTGTCGTTGGCCGCGAAGCCGGCAGCGGCATCGTGGAGTATGTGGAACGGAGTAGTATTTCCCAGAAGGAAACCCTACCGGTTGCAGAGGCGGTTGAGCGAGTGGTAGCTATGCTGGAGCTTATGCGGATAGAGAGTAACTGA
- a CDS encoding transcriptional regulator, TetR family → MAEKLDRRKARTKQHLRQALMSLLAEKSADTITVTEVAERANVNRGTFYLHYKDVEDMLQQLKDEVCEHLSERIEKLNLTDAMRYADMEEPYPVIVKLFEEIANHAEFLRLMLGPGGDLTYVIRLRELFTARMYHNLQLNMPDKLSIPMDYLVAYLTSANFGVVLHWIETGMSIPPEKMAKIMSSTINFGPLVTLGIRQAPKG, encoded by the coding sequence ATGGCCGAGAAATTGGATCGCCGCAAAGCGAGGACAAAGCAGCATTTGCGCCAAGCGCTAATGTCCCTGCTGGCAGAGAAAAGCGCAGACACAATTACCGTAACAGAAGTCGCGGAGCGCGCGAATGTAAACCGCGGCACGTTTTATTTGCACTACAAGGATGTCGAAGATATGCTGCAGCAATTAAAGGACGAGGTGTGCGAACATCTTAGCGAACGCATCGAAAAGCTAAATCTTACCGATGCGATGCGCTACGCCGACATGGAAGAGCCTTATCCCGTCATTGTGAAATTATTCGAGGAAATTGCCAATCATGCGGAGTTTCTTCGTTTGATGCTGGGGCCAGGCGGCGACCTTACCTATGTCATTCGGCTGCGGGAGCTGTTTACGGCCCGCATGTATCATAACTTGCAGCTGAACATGCCGGACAAGCTGTCCATTCCGATGGATTATCTAGTTGCCTATTTGACCTCGGCCAACTTCGGCGTTGTTTTACATTGGATTGAAACCGGGATGTCTATTCCACCGGAGAAAATGGCCAAAATTATGTCCAGCACCATCAACTTCGGCCCGCTCGTTACACTTGGTATTCGGCAAGCGCCGAAAGGATAA
- a CDS encoding gamma-glutamyltransferase 2. Threonine peptidase. MEROPS family T03, translating into MSMSFDALYHPYPSYRMPSYARSGMVATSQPLAAQAGLDILRRGGNAIDAAVATAAALTVLEPCSNGIGGDAFALVWTGGQLYGLSSNGPAPSSISVQALQERGHESMPRLGAIPITVPGAPAAWAELSSRFGRLELDELLEPAASYAERGYPVSPTAAYNWERAYNNYTTQLSSAEIAAWLETFAPSGRAPRAGELWSSPDHARTLRSIGRSGGKSFYQGELAERIATCMRELGGYLSASDLAMFEPEWVEPIHTRYRDYEVWEIPPSGQGLVALQALSILDGFEFRRDELMSAETVHRQIEAMKLAFSDGLRYITDLRRMKVSVEELLSAAYAEQRRALIGATARLPEPGQPGGSGTVYLATADGEGNMVSFIQSNYMGFGSGIVVPGTGIALQNRGADFSLDPQHANVLEPGKKTYHTIIPGFLTRGGGQPVGPFGVMGGYMQPQGHVQAVMNMVDFALHPQAALDAPRWQWHRDLSVSVEPHFPLATAQALERMGHRITRENSSGSFGRGQIIWRDPATGVLCGGTDFRTDGIVAGW; encoded by the coding sequence ATGTCCATGTCTTTTGATGCGCTCTATCATCCTTATCCGTCCTATCGAATGCCGTCTTATGCTCGGAGCGGCATGGTGGCCACCTCTCAGCCGCTGGCTGCACAGGCTGGGTTGGACATTTTGCGCCGTGGCGGCAACGCCATCGATGCCGCTGTCGCAACCGCTGCTGCGCTCACCGTCTTGGAGCCTTGCTCCAATGGCATTGGGGGCGACGCTTTTGCCCTTGTCTGGACAGGGGGCCAGTTATACGGCTTAAGCAGCAACGGCCCTGCCCCGAGCAGCATTTCCGTCCAAGCGTTGCAGGAGCGAGGGCATGAGAGCATGCCGCGCCTTGGCGCCATTCCGATCACCGTACCGGGCGCGCCGGCGGCGTGGGCGGAGCTGAGCTCGCGCTTCGGGCGGTTGGAGCTGGATGAGCTGCTTGAACCGGCGGCGAGTTATGCCGAGCGCGGTTATCCGGTATCGCCGACAGCGGCGTATAATTGGGAACGGGCCTACAACAATTATACGACTCAGCTCAGCTCGGCCGAGATCGCAGCATGGCTGGAAACGTTCGCTCCATCGGGCCGTGCACCGCGTGCGGGAGAGCTTTGGTCATCGCCGGATCATGCTCGAACGCTGCGCTCGATCGGACGGAGCGGCGGCAAGAGCTTTTACCAGGGCGAGTTGGCGGAACGTATTGCGACTTGCATGAGAGAGCTTGGCGGATACTTGAGTGCGTCAGATCTGGCTATGTTCGAACCGGAGTGGGTCGAACCGATTCATACACGTTATCGGGATTACGAGGTATGGGAAATTCCACCGAGTGGACAGGGGCTGGTCGCGCTGCAGGCGCTGTCGATTTTGGACGGCTTTGAGTTTAGGCGGGATGAGCTGATGAGCGCCGAGACGGTGCACCGTCAGATCGAGGCGATGAAGCTGGCCTTTTCAGATGGTTTGCGCTATATCACGGACCTTCGGCGTATGAAGGTGTCTGTGGAAGAACTGCTCTCCGCAGCCTATGCGGAGCAGCGGCGTGCGCTGATCGGGGCGACGGCGCGTTTGCCCGAGCCAGGTCAGCCTGGAGGCAGCGGCACGGTGTATCTGGCAACGGCCGATGGAGAAGGCAATATGGTGTCGTTTATCCAAAGCAACTACATGGGTTTCGGCTCCGGCATCGTTGTACCGGGCACGGGCATTGCACTGCAGAACCGGGGAGCAGACTTCTCCTTGGACCCGCAGCATGCCAATGTTCTTGAGCCGGGCAAAAAAACATATCACACGATCATTCCCGGCTTTCTTACGCGGGGCGGCGGCCAGCCGGTCGGCCCATTCGGGGTGATGGGCGGTTATATGCAGCCGCAAGGCCATGTACAGGCAGTTATGAACATGGTCGACTTCGCCCTTCATCCCCAAGCGGCGCTGGATGCTCCCCGCTGGCAGTGGCATCGCGATCTGTCGGTATCGGTCGAGCCGCATTTCCCATTGGCGACCGCGCAGGCGCTGGAGCGTATGGGCCACCGGATTACGCGGGAGAACAGCTCCGGCTCATTCGGCCGGGGGCAGATCATCTGGCGCGATCCCGCGACGGGCGTGCTTTGCGGCGGAACGGATTTCCGTACGGACGGCATTGTTGCGGGCTGGTAA
- a CDS encoding Fe-S oxidoreductase — MAERHANPLAATMLQKLDYDQLTNCMRCGFCLPACPTFRETGIESESPRGRIALMKAVADGIMDPDENFQVQMSHCLGCRACEPACPADVKYGQLLEQTRETIEIHAKRSAPVRGIRSVLFKGMFPKRSSMRVLGGVLAFYQKSGLRQLARGTGITRMLPASMREMEQILPDATSKGVIERIGTLLPAKGESLGRVALFRGCIMDVLFAGTNVNTAELLSAAGYDVVIPREQVCCGALHAHGGELEQARELARQNLEAFRAADIRYIVSNAGGCGAQLVEYGHLLHEDERYAGLARDFAAKVVDVSKLLLLSGRLPLGGVDETAAASAVSAELKMRKGLLFATEVASANSASEAMKTANGPLSAAAASATSSALKMPKEPLSVTAARKSAGLADSISERPLIRVTYQDSCHLRNGMKGASEPRQLIRQIGGVDFVEMKEADRCCGSAGIYNMLQPEMAGQLLEHKMEHVGRTGASYLLTSNPGCLLQMQLGVHKHGDPSTMKVMHVVDFLHERLAETELIERIQGE, encoded by the coding sequence ATGGCTGAGCGACACGCCAACCCACTCGCTGCCACGATGCTGCAAAAATTGGACTACGACCAGCTCACCAACTGTATGCGCTGTGGATTTTGTTTGCCGGCATGCCCGACTTTCCGCGAGACTGGCATCGAGTCGGAGTCGCCGCGTGGCCGGATTGCACTTATGAAAGCGGTCGCCGACGGCATCATGGACCCGGATGAAAACTTCCAAGTGCAGATGAGTCATTGTCTGGGCTGTCGGGCCTGTGAGCCAGCTTGTCCCGCTGATGTGAAGTATGGTCAACTGCTGGAGCAAACGCGCGAAACGATTGAAATCCATGCTAAGCGTAGCGCACCAGTTCGGGGCATACGCTCGGTACTGTTCAAGGGGATGTTCCCCAAGCGCAGCAGCATGCGTGTACTTGGGGGCGTGCTGGCATTTTATCAAAAGTCAGGGCTGCGCCAGTTGGCGCGAGGCACTGGCATAACGCGCATGCTTCCTGCATCTATGCGAGAGATGGAGCAGATTTTACCGGATGCCACCTCGAAAGGTGTCATCGAGCGCATCGGTACGCTGCTACCGGCCAAAGGGGAATCGCTGGGGCGAGTGGCGCTTTTTCGCGGCTGCATTATGGATGTGCTGTTCGCTGGAACCAATGTGAACACGGCCGAGCTGTTGTCGGCAGCGGGTTACGATGTAGTAATTCCACGAGAGCAGGTGTGCTGTGGAGCGCTCCACGCTCATGGGGGAGAGCTGGAGCAAGCTCGAGAGCTGGCAAGGCAGAATCTGGAGGCGTTCCGTGCTGCGGACATTCGCTACATCGTATCCAATGCTGGAGGCTGCGGCGCGCAGCTTGTGGAATACGGCCATTTGCTGCATGAGGATGAGCGGTATGCGGGGTTGGCGCGTGATTTTGCCGCAAAAGTAGTGGATGTGAGCAAACTGCTGTTATTGAGCGGGCGCCTTCCGCTTGGTGGAGTGGATGAGACGGCGGCGGCATCGGCAGTTTCAGCGGAACTGAAGATGCGAAAAGGCCTACTGTTTGCGACAGAGGTGGCTTCAGCAAATTCAGCTTCAGAGGCAATGAAGACAGCAAATGGTCCACTGTCTGCGGCGGCGGCTTCAGCGACTTCATCGGCATTGAAGATGCCCAAAGAGCCGCTGTCTGTGACAGCGGCTCGTAAATCTGCCGGTCTTGCTGACAGTATTTCCGAACGGCCGCTCATTCGCGTCACCTATCAGGATTCCTGTCATTTGCGAAATGGTATGAAGGGAGCTTCCGAACCTCGCCAGTTGATCCGCCAGATCGGTGGCGTTGATTTTGTGGAGATGAAGGAGGCGGATCGCTGTTGCGGTTCGGCGGGTATTTATAACATGCTGCAGCCGGAAATGGCTGGGCAACTGCTGGAGCATAAGATGGAGCATGTTGGCCGGACTGGAGCGAGCTATTTGCTGACGAGCAATCCCGGCTGCTTGCTGCAAATGCAGCTCGGCGTGCATAAACACGGCGATCCATCCACGATGAAGGTGATGCATGTGGTGGATTTTTTGCATGAGCGATTGGCCGAAACCGAGTTGATAGAACGAATCCAGGGAGAATAA